The Castor canadensis chromosome 8, mCasCan1.hap1v2, whole genome shotgun sequence genome contains a region encoding:
- the Fam217a gene encoding protein FAM217A isoform X2, translating into MLSFTVNDPYCKMCRSHNLCTILRKQKRSYNKLVRRNGENCGANLRESSISQENLSRWNLDSEEHSPENKLPSPGRDCAAGGKVLDSNLESPVQQLILEPTSSEHVHKRTQNSKQEIFPIWSYPLKKRSVMENRELIKSSVETGLNVSNNSIRLFTLSPSLSSSPAEEQAACYHPELPVSAGLCWPYADGDFFKDKYEFHMNSGSTVENNNSDTLSVPNWNLKYGNSNMEENLTDESDLSESEKVNDTLLGYFKKMDLNLKPETIESFEESFTEESNEVFLYSDFLPSPLNTLDLHKFALSKCENWKATMEPVESSIEHLIIRLLELERLQHITIQKEKPRLQTSFCTPVVSERPSSSKAVSIMRQTKCPDSSSLQITYAEKSREKRKNNSVSSKPEQNASKWNWNNAGKYKGTSRPSLKSSSSTKQLIATYDDFKNPKSSILNPCQEILPKPTTAQTTQSLVKMASKRCLPPRSPIPVSPVPLSFPEKQRDEIKALRTKKKLYRKTILMNRPFYIQKLNCLSPSFIIKDKCSPIDQK; encoded by the exons ATGCTTTCTTTTACTGTAAATGACCCTTACTGTAAAATGTGCCGGTCCCACAACTTGTGTACGATTTTAAGGAAACAGAAGAGAAGCTACAACAAATTGGTGAGAAGAAATGGTGAGAACTGTGGTGCCAACCTCCGTGAGTCAAGCATCTCTCAGGAG AACTTATCTCGCTGGAACTTGGATTCAGAAGAACACAGTCCTGAAAATAAACTCCCCTCACCTGGAAGGGATTGTGCAGCAGGTGGTAAGGTCCTGGAT AGTAATTTGGAAAGTCCAGTCCAACAACTGATCCTAGAACCTACTTCGTCAGAGCATGTGCACAAGAGAACACAG AATAGTAAACAAGAGATATTTCCAATATGGAGTTATCCGCTTAAAAAAAGAAGTGTCATGGAGAACAG GGAACTAATAAAATCTTCAGTGGAAACTGGCTTAAATGTAAGCAACAATTCCATACGACTCTTCACGCTAAGCCCGTCTTTGTCAAGTTCTCCAGCTGAGGAGCAAGCTGCTTGTTATCATCCTGAACTGCCAGTGTCGGCAGGTCTCTGCTGGCCCTATGCTGACGGAGACTTTTTTAAGGACAAGTATGAGTTTCATATGAATTCAGGTTCAACTGTAGAAAATAACAACAGTGACACTTTATCTGTTCCAAATTGGAATCTGAAATATGGAAACAGCAACATGGAAGAAAATTTAACAGATGAGAGTGACTTATCAGAAAGTGAGAAAGTGAATGATACTTTACTCGgctattttaaaaagatggaCCTCAACTTAAAGCCAGAAACAATAGAAAGTTTTGAGGAATCTTTCACAGAGGAATCAAATGAAGTATTTCTATATTCTGatttcctcccttctcctttaaACACTCTGGACTTGCACAAATTCGCTCTTTCAAAATGTGAAAATTGGAAAGCGACAATGGAACCTGTAGAAAGCTCTATTGAGCACCTGATAATTCGTTTACtggaactagaaaggttacaacaCATAACTATACAGAAAGAGAAGCCAAGACTACAAACAAGTTTCTGTACTCCTGTAGTTTCCGAGCGACCCTCTTCCTCCAAAGCTGTATCGATAATGAGACAGACAAAATGTCCTGACTCTTCGAGTCTTCAGATAACTTATGCAGAGAAAAGtcgagaaaagagaaaaaataattctgtttCTAGCAAGCCTGAACAAAATGCTTCAAAATGGAATTGGAACAATGCTGGCAAATACAAAGGAACTTCTAGACCATCTCTAAAAAGCTCATCCTCCACAAAACAGTTGATTGCAACTTATGACGATTTTAAGAATCCCAAGAGTTCCATTTTAAATCCATGCCAGGAAATCTTACCCAAACCCACTACTGCCCAAACAACTCAATCACTGGTTAAAATGGCCTCAAAAAGATGTCTACCACCAAGGTCTCCAATACCAGTTTCACCTGTACCTCTGTCTTTTCCTGAAAAACAGAGAGATGAAATTAAGGCACTAAGGACCAAAAAGAAACTTTACCGAAAAACTATACTGATGAATAGACCATTCTATATCCAGAAACTAAACTGTTTGTCACCTTCATTTATAATTAAAGATAAGTGCTCACCCATTGACCAAAAATAA
- the Fam217a gene encoding protein FAM217A isoform X1 — protein sequence MVRTVVPTSVSQASLRRTYLAGTWIQKNTVLKINSPHLEGIVQQVSNLESPVQQLILEPTSSEHVHKRTQNSKQEIFPIWSYPLKKRSVMENRELIKSSVETGLNVSNNSIRLFTLSPSLSSSPAEEQAACYHPELPVSAGLCWPYADGDFFKDKYEFHMNSGSTVENNNSDTLSVPNWNLKYGNSNMEENLTDESDLSESEKVNDTLLGYFKKMDLNLKPETIESFEESFTEESNEVFLYSDFLPSPLNTLDLHKFALSKCENWKATMEPVESSIEHLIIRLLELERLQHITIQKEKPRLQTSFCTPVVSERPSSSKAVSIMRQTKCPDSSSLQITYAEKSREKRKNNSVSSKPEQNASKWNWNNAGKYKGTSRPSLKSSSSTKQLIATYDDFKNPKSSILNPCQEILPKPTTAQTTQSLVKMASKRCLPPRSPIPVSPVPLSFPEKQRDEIKALRTKKKLYRKTILMNRPFYIQKLNCLSPSFIIKDKCSPIDQK from the exons ATGGTGAGAACTGTGGTGCCAACCTCCGTGAGTCAAGCATCTCTCAGGAG AACTTATCTCGCTGGAACTTGGATTCAGAAGAACACAGTCCTGAAAATAAACTCCCCTCACCTGGAAGGGATTGTGCAGCAGGTG AGTAATTTGGAAAGTCCAGTCCAACAACTGATCCTAGAACCTACTTCGTCAGAGCATGTGCACAAGAGAACACAG AATAGTAAACAAGAGATATTTCCAATATGGAGTTATCCGCTTAAAAAAAGAAGTGTCATGGAGAACAG GGAACTAATAAAATCTTCAGTGGAAACTGGCTTAAATGTAAGCAACAATTCCATACGACTCTTCACGCTAAGCCCGTCTTTGTCAAGTTCTCCAGCTGAGGAGCAAGCTGCTTGTTATCATCCTGAACTGCCAGTGTCGGCAGGTCTCTGCTGGCCCTATGCTGACGGAGACTTTTTTAAGGACAAGTATGAGTTTCATATGAATTCAGGTTCAACTGTAGAAAATAACAACAGTGACACTTTATCTGTTCCAAATTGGAATCTGAAATATGGAAACAGCAACATGGAAGAAAATTTAACAGATGAGAGTGACTTATCAGAAAGTGAGAAAGTGAATGATACTTTACTCGgctattttaaaaagatggaCCTCAACTTAAAGCCAGAAACAATAGAAAGTTTTGAGGAATCTTTCACAGAGGAATCAAATGAAGTATTTCTATATTCTGatttcctcccttctcctttaaACACTCTGGACTTGCACAAATTCGCTCTTTCAAAATGTGAAAATTGGAAAGCGACAATGGAACCTGTAGAAAGCTCTATTGAGCACCTGATAATTCGTTTACtggaactagaaaggttacaacaCATAACTATACAGAAAGAGAAGCCAAGACTACAAACAAGTTTCTGTACTCCTGTAGTTTCCGAGCGACCCTCTTCCTCCAAAGCTGTATCGATAATGAGACAGACAAAATGTCCTGACTCTTCGAGTCTTCAGATAACTTATGCAGAGAAAAGtcgagaaaagagaaaaaataattctgtttCTAGCAAGCCTGAACAAAATGCTTCAAAATGGAATTGGAACAATGCTGGCAAATACAAAGGAACTTCTAGACCATCTCTAAAAAGCTCATCCTCCACAAAACAGTTGATTGCAACTTATGACGATTTTAAGAATCCCAAGAGTTCCATTTTAAATCCATGCCAGGAAATCTTACCCAAACCCACTACTGCCCAAACAACTCAATCACTGGTTAAAATGGCCTCAAAAAGATGTCTACCACCAAGGTCTCCAATACCAGTTTCACCTGTACCTCTGTCTTTTCCTGAAAAACAGAGAGATGAAATTAAGGCACTAAGGACCAAAAAGAAACTTTACCGAAAAACTATACTGATGAATAGACCATTCTATATCCAGAAACTAAACTGTTTGTCACCTTCATTTATAATTAAAGATAAGTGCTCACCCATTGACCAAAAATAA